TTATATAGGCCGCTGCCGGAGTTGGACAACTTTAGCTCTCTCAAGTTGTTTTCAAGGTCATTCGTGTaagtgttgttgctattgttactGCTGTTTAGGTTCGTTTTGCTGCCTTGACGGCTGATGCTGCTCTTATCGCCATTGTTGAGTGTTACGCTTTCCTCTGCCTTCGTCACTGTGGTTTTGGGTGTGCGATTGCTGCGCAAAGTAAATGTTGCGGTCGGCACATCACCACTGCTACTGCTATGACTCAGCACAGATGATGACGATGTGGAGGACGCAAGAGCGTTGGCCTGTTGTTTTGCTGACGCTGCGGCGGCTGCTGCTGCACGTTCGCGGTAGCTGGAACGGTGCGGCTTGGTTGTTGTAGTGCTGGTTAAGTCGTTGTCatatttattgttgctgctgctgctgctgctgtcacTGTATTTATTATTGCTGTAACTGGAAGTCTCATCACCGGCGCTATACAAGCGACTATAGCGACTGCGTGGACGGTCCAATGTTATGTTAGTCGTTGTATCGTTGCGTATCTCGTCATTGTTCGTCGTTGTTGTCGTGCCACCAATGCCGCTGATGGTGGATGAGACTGCGTCTACCTCAGCCTCAGTTAGCGCTGAGCTGGAACGTGTAAGTTCACAATTGGGTTTATAATTAGCGGGACTGTATTTTTCATAGATTTCCAGACCAGATGTCGCTACTAAACGTGCTAGGGATGAGGATGAATATGAGCCTGACAAGCGTCTGTTGCCCCCATCCGAACCCGAAGGCGGCTTCTTAGCGCCACCACCGTTCACATCGCTGCTGTCATTGCTGTTGTTCGTATCTCTGTCCTTACGCTTGCGCAATGTATCGGATGTTTTGGGCGATTTGGGTAACTGAGGcgcgtatgtttttttttacataaattttcgttttgtttttttttttcatttttgtgaagATTTTTCCAATTATTTTATGTTCAACATTTACAGATGCATTGAATTTGTAACGGTTTGCCCCATTAGATAAGTGATTTATGATGCAAATAGAAATATGAGTATGACAATGACCATGGCAATTGGACAGATATTGTTGTTGATTGTTGTTGTGATGGTTGATTTGATagcggtgttgttgttgttgtcgttattattatttttacacgtTCACATGTGCATTGATTGTTGTGACAAAAACAAACgaataaatataacataaatacagaaaagaaaaatatgagtcacgtatgtacaaacagatatatgtatgtacaggtgttgttgttgcagccaGTGTACATAATTTAAGCAAAAGCTAAGGTGTGATTACTTATacattatatctacatatatgtttgtatgtatatatattcgcaGCTAATTTGTGGCCACATTAGCCagtttaatgaaatatttgccATTTTGGCATGaaacatatgtatctacatacagTTGTACACAAAAAAATAGGAGTGACATCATTAACAAAacgaatgttttaatttttaataaaaaaaaaacatgttttaagtcgtaaaatttttgcaaaagacATTCGCTGatgatatattaatatttctagAGCCCATATGTTTCAATTGAACGTAAAGAAAATTTGATATCACGGattgtgttaaaaaatttagttccaCATAAAAATGGGTGTATTCTATATAGTACGAAAAATTCTAAAAGTTTTAAGTTAAAATGATTTGAAACctttactaaatattaaaataattcatatttcttTGAAAAGCTTTGGTTTTATTAATGGAGCATTACACTAACTAGAAATAGAGTCAATAAGATCCTTGCAATGTTGAAATGGTAATTATTTCCTGCATTCCTTCACTTTTACTAACTGCCAGAAATCACTCGAATTGCTTGGTcaataacacattttttatatcagTTCTGTGGATTTTTATGGGATTGAGGTCAGAATTTTTTCTTGTATGTATAACTATATAAATGCTATATTCCATCAGGCATATCATAACATTACCTCATCTATTATTTTAACAATTGGACCAACTCCACTATGTGAAAAGCTACTCCATGCAATAGCATCGCCATATTTAACGGTTTTTATTGTAAATCAGTAATTATTTTCCATGTTAGGGGAATGCCGGGCAAGTTTCTAGAACTTTTACTAAGAAATATTTCCATTTTGAATTCATATGATCACAAGATATTTCGCCATTTAAACACGGGCCAGAAGGCATG
The sequence above is drawn from the Bactrocera oleae isolate idBacOlea1 chromosome 5, idBacOlea1, whole genome shotgun sequence genome and encodes:
- the LOC138857304 gene encoding dentin sialophosphoprotein-like, with protein sequence MPKSSLPKSPKTSDTLRKRKDRDTNNSNDSSDVNGGGAKKPPSGSDGGNRRLSGSYSSSSLARLVATSGLEIYEKYSPANYKPNCELTRSSSALTEAEVDAVSSTISGIGGTTTTTNNDEIRNDTTTNITLDRPRSRYSRLYSAGDETSSYSNNKYSDSSSSSSNNKYDNDLTSTTTTKPHRSSYRERAAAAAAASAKQQANALASSTSSSSVLSHSSSSGDVPTATFTLRSNRTPKTTVTKAEESVTLNNGDKSSISRQGSKTNLNSSNNSNNTYTNDLENNLRELKLSNSGSGLYKDSSSGSITTTFTMPLQAKKSLSTSNSSGHLSALTTSNNDNDSELKRNHSANNLDVVDHSAPTYELKSNSAAAGGAEVCASATLKMVDTPITAKKMNIRRPCCCH